One segment of Enterobacter ludwigii DNA contains the following:
- a CDS encoding LysR family transcriptional regulator gives MSFDITSDITFRKLSIFMTFMEKGNIARTAEALGLSGVSVHRALHTLEENVRCPLFTHKGRNLIALPSAWTLLEYCQEVMQVMARGLEEARKTAGVGQGRLRVGTLYSLTLETVPRLIMGMKLRRPDLEMDLTMGSNETLLRMLDDGLLDAILISISESDIDRNSLEVLPLFHDDIFLAAPASATLNTSGPADLRDYKEQKFVALSEGFATYAGFQEAFHIAGFEPEIVTRVNDIFSMLSLVQAGVGFTLMPGRMKKVYENSVQLLKLAQPYQMQQLIAIVFARNREQDPSLRALAAEGRMYARSIATDPAQTLPL, from the coding sequence ATGAGTTTCGATATCACGAGCGACATTACATTTCGTAAACTCAGCATCTTCATGACCTTTATGGAGAAGGGCAATATCGCCCGTACCGCCGAAGCGCTTGGCCTGAGCGGCGTTAGCGTGCACCGCGCGCTGCATACTCTCGAAGAAAATGTGCGCTGCCCGCTCTTTACGCACAAAGGTCGCAATCTCATTGCGCTGCCTTCAGCCTGGACGCTGCTGGAATATTGTCAGGAAGTGATGCAGGTAATGGCGCGCGGGCTGGAAGAAGCGCGCAAAACGGCCGGTGTTGGCCAGGGACGACTGCGCGTCGGCACGCTCTACTCGCTGACGCTGGAAACCGTGCCACGCCTGATTATGGGGATGAAACTGCGCCGTCCGGACCTGGAGATGGACCTGACGATGGGCTCTAACGAGACCCTGTTGCGTATGCTGGACGACGGTTTGCTCGACGCCATCCTCATCTCTATTTCCGAAAGCGATATCGACCGCAACAGTCTGGAAGTGCTCCCCCTGTTCCATGACGACATTTTTCTTGCCGCACCGGCCTCTGCCACGCTGAACACCAGCGGGCCTGCCGACTTACGTGATTACAAAGAGCAGAAGTTTGTCGCGCTGTCGGAAGGGTTTGCCACCTACGCCGGGTTTCAGGAGGCGTTTCATATTGCCGGTTTCGAACCGGAAATCGTCACCCGCGTAAATGACATTTTCTCGATGCTGAGTCTGGTGCAGGCGGGCGTGGGCTTTACGCTCATGCCAGGCAGAATGAAGAAAGTGTATGAGAACTCAGTACAGCTACTGAAGCTGGCCCAGCCGTATCAGATGCAGCAGTTGATTGCCATTGTGTTTGCCCGCAACCGCGAGCAAGACCCCAGCCTGCGGGCACTGGCAGCCGAAGGGCGAATGTATGCCCGCAGTATCGCCACCGACCCTGCGCAGACCCTACCGCTGTAG
- a CDS encoding hydrolase — protein sequence MSQIIPSDFDIIAEDSTEFVPMRGVANCHLQTMLPRLIRRKVQFTPHWQRLDLPDGDFLDLAWSEEPEQARHKPRLVVFHGLEGSLHSPYAHGLIQAAKARGWLGVVMHFRGCSGEPNRQKRIYHSGETEDGTWFLHWLRENFGTVPTAAVGYSLGGNMLACLLAKEGDTVPLDAAVIVSAPFMLEQCSYHMEKGFSRVYQRYLLNLLKANAARKLKAYPDTLPVSLRQLKKVRRIREFDDLITAKIHGFADAIDYYRQCSAMPLLSKITQPTLIIHAKDDPFMDHHSIPAQEFLPANVHYQLTEHGGHVGFIGGTLRRPKMWLESRIPDWLTPYLDGAK from the coding sequence ATGAGCCAAATCATCCCATCAGACTTCGATATCATCGCCGAAGACAGCACCGAGTTCGTGCCCATGCGCGGCGTGGCCAATTGTCATCTGCAGACCATGCTGCCGCGACTCATCCGCCGTAAGGTTCAGTTCACGCCGCACTGGCAACGGCTGGACTTACCGGACGGTGACTTTCTGGACCTGGCATGGAGCGAAGAGCCAGAACAGGCGCGCCACAAGCCGCGTCTGGTGGTCTTTCACGGTCTGGAAGGCAGTCTGCACAGCCCCTATGCACACGGGCTCATCCAGGCAGCCAAAGCGCGGGGCTGGCTCGGCGTGGTGATGCACTTTCGCGGCTGTAGCGGCGAACCGAATCGCCAGAAGCGCATTTATCACTCGGGTGAAACCGAAGACGGCACCTGGTTTTTACACTGGTTACGGGAAAACTTTGGTACCGTCCCGACAGCGGCCGTGGGCTACTCGCTGGGCGGCAATATGCTGGCCTGCCTGCTGGCAAAAGAGGGCGACACCGTGCCGCTGGATGCGGCCGTCATTGTCTCCGCGCCCTTTATGCTGGAGCAGTGCAGCTACCATATGGAGAAAGGCTTTTCCCGGGTCTATCAGCGTTACCTGCTCAACCTGCTGAAAGCCAACGCGGCGCGCAAGTTGAAGGCCTATCCGGATACGCTGCCGGTGAGCCTGCGTCAGTTGAAAAAGGTCCGTCGCATCCGCGAATTCGACGATCTGATCACCGCCAAAATTCACGGTTTTGCCGATGCGATTGACTACTACCGTCAGTGCAGCGCCATGCCGCTGCTCAGCAAGATCACGCAACCGACGCTTATCATTCATGCCAAAGATGACCCGTTTATGGATCATCACTCAATCCCCGCGCAGGAATTTCTGCCTGCCAACGTTCACTATCAGCTGACAGAGCATGGTGGTCACGTGGGGTTCATCGGTGGAACGTTGCGCCGCCCGAAAATGTGGCTGGAGTCGCGTATTCCTGACTGGCTTACCCCTTATCTGGACGGTGCAAAATGA
- the mdcE gene encoding biotin-independent malonate decarboxylase subunit gamma: protein MTNSVSRGELWLQTLAPNARRLEGLCPSVQAADGELNGETVRFVAVVPDANNHFPRAAKGEVGLLEGWTLAKVVSETVAADANSAVKRPIVAVIDVPSQAYGRREEAFGIHQALAGAAAAYANARLAGHPVIGLIVGKAMSGAFLAHGYQANRLIAFNDKGVLIHAMGKESAARITLRTVDALEKLAATIPPMAYDISNYATLGLLSNLLDITNPDAPSENDLTQVKTTLQQAIHDARQDNTLKNRLGADNRRSSALVRERMRASW, encoded by the coding sequence ATGACTAACTCAGTAAGCCGTGGCGAACTCTGGCTGCAAACGCTCGCGCCGAACGCCAGACGCCTGGAAGGGTTATGCCCGTCCGTACAGGCGGCCGATGGTGAACTTAACGGTGAAACGGTACGTTTTGTTGCCGTGGTACCGGATGCCAACAACCACTTCCCGCGCGCGGCGAAAGGGGAAGTCGGTCTGCTGGAAGGCTGGACGCTGGCGAAAGTGGTGAGCGAAACCGTTGCCGCCGATGCCAACAGCGCCGTGAAGCGCCCGATCGTGGCGGTGATTGACGTGCCAAGCCAGGCCTATGGCCGTCGTGAAGAGGCATTTGGTATTCACCAGGCGTTGGCCGGCGCGGCGGCGGCCTATGCTAACGCGCGTCTGGCCGGTCATCCGGTGATTGGGCTTATCGTTGGTAAAGCGATGTCCGGCGCGTTTCTGGCGCACGGGTACCAGGCAAACCGCCTGATTGCCTTTAACGATAAAGGCGTGCTGATCCATGCCATGGGTAAAGAGTCTGCGGCGCGTATTACGCTACGTACCGTGGATGCGCTGGAAAAACTGGCGGCAACGATCCCGCCAATGGCCTATGACATCAGCAACTACGCCACACTGGGGCTGCTTTCCAACCTGCTGGATATCACCAACCCGGATGCCCCTTCTGAAAACGATCTGACGCAGGTGAAAACCACGCTGCAACAGGCCATCCATGACGCTCGTCAGGACAACACCCTGAAAAACCGTCTCGGTGCTGACAATCGCCGCAGCTCTGCCCTCGTACGCGAACGCATGCGGGCAAGCTGGTAA
- a CDS encoding triphosphoribosyl-dephospho-CoA synthase, translated as MKLLPQIQVEGGAEWLARTATQCLIDEAQLSPKPGLVDSRGNGAHHDLSLALMERSARSLTPTFQALAQHSWQRPADIALRQTIGRLGREGEQQMMAATDGVNTHRGAIWALGLLVSAVAMLGGDASAQAVANTAAQLAKLPDDAAPKVFSKGLRATRRYRVPGAREEAQQAFPHVMQRALPQLRLSRLNGSSETYARLDALMAIMTSLTDTCVLSRAGMAGLEAMQNGARAVLSAGGCATSAGQMALARLDRHMLALNASPGGAADLLAATLFLDRIETPYSKH; from the coding sequence ATGAAACTTCTGCCCCAGATTCAGGTTGAAGGCGGTGCCGAATGGCTGGCGCGAACCGCCACGCAGTGTCTGATTGACGAAGCACAGTTAAGCCCGAAACCCGGTCTGGTGGACAGTCGGGGGAACGGCGCGCACCACGATCTGTCGCTCGCGTTGATGGAGCGTTCCGCGCGCAGCCTGACCCCCACGTTTCAGGCGCTGGCGCAACACAGCTGGCAGCGTCCGGCGGATATTGCGCTCAGGCAAACCATAGGGCGACTCGGCCGTGAAGGTGAGCAGCAGATGATGGCGGCTACCGACGGTGTAAATACCCACCGCGGCGCGATTTGGGCGCTGGGGCTGCTGGTCAGTGCCGTGGCGATGCTCGGTGGTGATGCCAGCGCGCAGGCGGTAGCGAATACCGCGGCACAGCTGGCGAAACTGCCCGATGACGCGGCGCCGAAAGTGTTCAGCAAAGGGCTACGCGCCACGCGCCGCTACCGGGTTCCGGGCGCACGTGAAGAGGCTCAGCAGGCATTTCCACACGTGATGCAGCGTGCTCTGCCGCAGCTTCGTCTGAGCCGTCTTAACGGCAGCAGCGAAACGTATGCAAGGCTCGATGCGCTGATGGCCATCATGACGTCGCTTACCGACACCTGCGTGCTGTCGCGCGCCGGGATGGCGGGGCTGGAGGCCATGCAGAACGGTGCGCGTGCGGTGCTGAGCGCCGGAGGATGCGCGACATCCGCAGGCCAGATGGCGCTGGCGAGGTTAGACCGCCACATGCTGGCACTCAATGCCTCACCGGGCGGAGCAGCCGACCTGCTTGCCGCCACGCTGTTTCTCGATCGCATCGAAACGCCTTATTCAAAGCATTAA
- a CDS encoding malonate decarboxylase holo-ACP synthase — protein sequence MTTTLRPHDLIWLNARDALEGITDDWVDAVWHTGLPVVVRRDVDNAGRIPVGVRGLRRDQRAAGWVKPDNVVRVVSPEALSVTADLLRSPFVTQPPVQVALQLSQQSWPWTWGITGSTGYALATGIPVIHADSDLDLLVRAPQPLSADAFRVWASQLSRALCRADTQVDTPEGGFALTEWLRDGKTLLKTHRGPRLVADPWHREE from the coding sequence ATGACCACAACATTACGCCCTCACGACCTCATCTGGCTTAACGCGCGTGACGCGCTGGAAGGCATCACTGACGACTGGGTGGATGCGGTATGGCATACCGGTTTACCGGTGGTCGTGCGGCGTGATGTTGATAACGCTGGCCGTATTCCCGTTGGCGTACGCGGTTTACGCCGCGACCAGCGGGCGGCCGGTTGGGTGAAGCCAGACAACGTCGTGCGGGTGGTCTCACCCGAGGCGTTGAGCGTGACCGCCGATCTTCTGCGTTCACCGTTTGTGACTCAGCCACCGGTGCAGGTGGCGTTGCAACTTTCTCAGCAGTCATGGCCGTGGACGTGGGGAATTACGGGCAGCACGGGCTACGCCCTGGCGACCGGTATCCCGGTCATTCATGCCGACAGCGATCTCGATTTGCTGGTGCGAGCCCCTCAGCCTCTGTCGGCTGACGCTTTTCGTGTCTGGGCGTCACAGCTCAGCCGCGCGTTATGTCGGGCAGACACCCAGGTCGACACCCCTGAAGGCGGCTTTGCGCTGACGGAGTGGCTGCGCGACGGCAAAACGTTGCTGAAAACCCACCGTGGGCCACGTCTGGTGGCGGACCCGTGGCACAGGGAGGAGTGA
- the mdcH gene encoding malonate decarboxylase subunit epsilon — translation MKILFTFPGQGTQHAGMLQNLPGTTLEQAREVLGGEVDTLDTAAALTHTRAVQLSLLIAGVAWARELEQRDVAPDIVSGLSIGAYPAAVIAGALEFADALKLVALRGDLMEQAYPHGYGLTAIMGLTLPQVEALLEGTGTYIANLNAETQIVIAGTDEGMAQVAKRALAKGANKAHRLTVSVPSHCELLAEPAHKLVEAFTSVTLTRPRCAYLSGSTGRVLWTPEKIADDLAMNMARTVRWQEAVISANEREARLAIEMPPGGVLTCLTRQAAWEGESVSLERSGVDVAVHLAKRLQR, via the coding sequence ATGAAAATACTGTTTACCTTTCCAGGGCAGGGCACCCAGCATGCCGGTATGCTGCAAAACCTGCCTGGCACGACGCTGGAGCAGGCCCGCGAGGTATTGGGTGGCGAAGTCGATACGCTGGATACCGCGGCAGCGTTAACCCACACGCGAGCCGTTCAGCTTTCGTTGTTAATTGCCGGTGTTGCCTGGGCGCGTGAGCTTGAACAACGCGACGTGGCACCGGATATCGTCAGCGGTCTGTCTATTGGCGCGTATCCGGCCGCGGTCATTGCCGGTGCGCTGGAATTTGCCGACGCGCTGAAGCTGGTCGCGCTGCGTGGCGATCTCATGGAGCAAGCCTATCCGCACGGTTATGGCCTGACCGCGATAATGGGTCTGACCCTGCCTCAGGTTGAAGCGTTGCTGGAAGGCACCGGAACGTATATCGCCAATCTGAACGCGGAAACGCAGATTGTGATCGCCGGCACCGATGAGGGGATGGCGCAGGTGGCGAAACGCGCGCTGGCAAAAGGGGCTAATAAGGCGCATCGGCTGACCGTCAGCGTGCCTTCCCATTGCGAACTGCTGGCGGAGCCGGCGCACAAGCTGGTGGAGGCGTTCACATCCGTCACGCTCACACGCCCGCGCTGTGCTTACCTGAGCGGCAGTACAGGACGCGTGCTCTGGACGCCTGAGAAAATCGCGGACGATCTGGCGATGAATATGGCGCGCACGGTGCGCTGGCAGGAAGCGGTGATTTCTGCCAACGAGCGTGAAGCTCGGCTGGCGATTGAAATGCCACCTGGCGGAGTACTGACCTGCCTGACGCGTCAGGCGGCCTGGGAAGGGGAGTCGGTTTCGCTGGAGCGCAGTGGTGTAGACGTGGCGGTACACCTCGCTAAGCGGCTACAGCGGTAG
- a CDS encoding phosphoribulokinase, whose product MSARHPVIAVTGSSGAGTTTTSLAFRKIFAQLNLRAAEVEGDSFHRYTRPEMDMAIRKARDLGKHISYFGPEANDFGLLEQTFQEYGQSGKGQSRKYLHTYDEAVPWNQVPGTFTPWQPLPEPTDVLFYEGLHGGVVTPQHDVARHVDLLVGVVPIVNLEWIQKLTRDISERGHSREAVMDSVVRSMEDYITYLTPQFSRTHINFQRVPTVDTSNPFAAKSIPSLDESFVVIHFRNLDGIDYPWLLAMLQGSFISHMNTLVVPGGKMGLAMELIMMPLVQRLIEGKKIA is encoded by the coding sequence ATGTCTGCCAGACATCCGGTTATTGCCGTTACGGGTTCGAGTGGTGCGGGAACCACCACGACCAGCCTCGCTTTTCGTAAGATTTTCGCCCAACTGAATCTCCGCGCGGCGGAGGTCGAAGGCGATAGCTTTCACCGCTACACGCGCCCGGAGATGGATATGGCTATCCGCAAGGCGCGCGATCTGGGTAAACACATCAGCTACTTCGGCCCGGAGGCCAATGACTTCGGCCTGCTGGAGCAAACCTTTCAGGAGTACGGCCAGAGCGGCAAGGGGCAGTCACGCAAATATCTGCACACCTACGATGAAGCCGTTCCCTGGAACCAGGTGCCCGGCACCTTTACCCCCTGGCAACCGCTGCCGGAACCGACCGACGTCCTGTTTTACGAAGGGTTGCACGGTGGCGTGGTGACGCCGCAGCATGACGTGGCGCGTCACGTGGATCTGCTGGTTGGCGTGGTGCCCATCGTGAACCTTGAGTGGATCCAGAAGCTGACGCGTGACATCAGCGAGCGCGGCCATTCACGCGAGGCGGTGATGGATTCCGTCGTGCGCTCCATGGAAGACTACATTACTTACCTGACGCCGCAGTTCTCCCGCACGCATATCAACTTCCAGCGCGTACCGACAGTGGACACCTCTAACCCGTTCGCCGCCAAAAGTATCCCGTCGCTGGATGAGAGCTTTGTGGTTATCCATTTCCGCAATCTCGACGGCATTGATTACCCCTGGCTGCTGGCGATGCTGCAGGGCTCATTTATTTCGCACATGAATACGTTAGTGGTTCCGGGCGGAAAAATGGGGCTGGCAATGGAATTAATTATGATGCCGCTGGTGCAGCGGTTGATAGAAGGGAAGAAAATCGCCTGA
- a CDS encoding biotin-independent malonate decarboxylase subunit beta, producing the protein MRDDRSFIELKARQRAQALLDDGSYRELLDPFEGIISPWLGPQGIVPQADDGMVVAKGTLNGQPAVVVAIEGAFQGGSMGEVSGAKMAAALELAAEDNRNGIPTQAVLCLETGGVRLQEANLGLAAIADIHAAIVDLRRYTPVVGIVAGTVGCFGGMSIAAALCSYLIVTREARLGLNGPQVIEQEAGIEEYDSRDRPFIWSMTGGEVRYESGLVDALVGDGVNAVKAAMNDAIAKGVPAKHRTDNYDDYLNRLTNFDTRKQADAEQIKALFAREVK; encoded by the coding sequence ATGCGTGATGATCGGAGTTTTATTGAATTAAAAGCTCGCCAGCGTGCGCAGGCATTGCTGGACGACGGGAGCTATCGCGAACTGCTGGATCCTTTTGAAGGCATTATCTCCCCGTGGCTGGGGCCGCAGGGCATCGTTCCTCAGGCCGATGACGGCATGGTGGTCGCCAAAGGCACCCTCAACGGTCAGCCTGCGGTAGTGGTGGCGATCGAAGGTGCGTTCCAGGGCGGCAGTATGGGCGAAGTGTCCGGCGCCAAAATGGCGGCGGCGCTGGAGCTGGCGGCTGAAGATAACCGCAACGGGATCCCGACGCAGGCGGTACTGTGTCTCGAAACCGGCGGCGTGCGTCTGCAGGAAGCCAACCTGGGCCTGGCGGCCATTGCCGATATTCATGCGGCAATTGTTGACCTGCGCCGTTACACCCCGGTGGTCGGGATTGTGGCCGGGACCGTGGGCTGCTTCGGTGGGATGTCTATCGCTGCTGCACTGTGCAGTTACCTGATTGTCACCCGCGAAGCGCGTCTCGGTCTGAATGGTCCTCAGGTTATCGAGCAGGAAGCGGGAATTGAAGAGTATGACTCCCGCGACCGTCCGTTTATCTGGAGCATGACCGGTGGCGAAGTCCGCTATGAAAGCGGCCTGGTGGATGCGCTGGTTGGCGATGGCGTGAACGCGGTGAAAGCGGCGATGAACGACGCGATTGCCAAAGGCGTGCCTGCAAAACATCGCACCGATAACTATGACGATTACCTGAACCGTCTGACGAATTTCGACACCCGCAAACAGGCCGATGCCGAACAGATTAAAGCGCTCTTTGCCCGGGAGGTGAAATGA
- the mdcC gene encoding malonate decarboxylase acyl carrier protein, which translates to MEKITLTMPASRALSGKALAGVVGSGDMEVLFAAEPGQTLTIDITTSVDNSRGRWEALFNRLHTVSSLPAGKLTIHDFGATPGVARIRIEQVFEGVSHA; encoded by the coding sequence ATGGAAAAAATCACATTAACCATGCCAGCGAGCCGCGCGTTAAGCGGCAAAGCGCTCGCAGGGGTTGTTGGTTCCGGGGATATGGAGGTGCTGTTTGCCGCCGAACCGGGCCAGACGTTAACCATTGATATCACCACGTCCGTCGACAACAGCCGCGGTCGCTGGGAGGCGTTGTTCAACCGCCTGCACACCGTCAGCAGCCTGCCTGCAGGAAAACTGACGATCCACGACTTTGGCGCGACGCCGGGGGTGGCACGCATTCGTATCGAACAGGTTTTTGAAGGGGTGAGCCATGCGTGA
- a CDS encoding OsmC family protein, with amino-acid sequence MQARVKWVEGLTFLGESASGHQILMDGNSGDKAPSPMEMVLMAAGGCSAIDVVSILQKGRHDVTDCEVKLTSERREEAPRLFTHINLHFIVSGKELKDAAVSRAVDLSAEKYCSVALMLEKAVKITHSYEVIDA; translated from the coding sequence ATGCAAGCGCGTGTGAAATGGGTTGAAGGTTTAACGTTCCTGGGCGAGTCCGCTTCAGGACACCAGATTTTGATGGATGGTAACTCCGGTGATAAAGCACCAAGCCCAATGGAAATGGTGCTGATGGCAGCAGGTGGATGCAGCGCAATTGATGTGGTGTCGATCCTGCAAAAAGGCCGTCACGATGTGACCGACTGCGAAGTAAAACTCACCTCAGAACGCCGCGAAGAGGCACCACGCCTGTTCACCCACATTAACCTGCATTTCATCGTCAGCGGGAAAGAACTGAAAGACGCGGCGGTCTCACGCGCGGTCGATCTTTCAGCGGAGAAATACTGCTCGGTCGCGTTAATGCTCGAGAAAGCGGTAAAAATTACGCATTCGTATGAAGTGATCGACGCCTGA
- a CDS encoding AEC family transporter, with protein sequence MTYVIVHALAPIFVIMLLGFWAGKAKMVDNKNVSLLNIFVMDFALPAALFSATVQTPWTGIVAQSPLILVLTLAMWITYAAIYFLATSVFKKSPQDAAVLTLTVALPNYAALGLPILGSVLGESSSTSLSVAVSIACGSVLMTPFCLLILEREKARAEGNNSGSTLSMLPVLMWRSIKKPIVMGPLLGVILSAIGIKMPELVLAAIKPLGLSATAAALFLTGVILSARKLQINTMVITSTVAKLLIQPAIAWGIVLIFGLHGSVAITAILMIALSAGFFGVVFGNRFGVQSPDAEAVLLLSSVLCILSLPLFISLTSGM encoded by the coding sequence ATGACTTACGTAATTGTTCATGCTCTTGCACCGATTTTCGTCATCATGCTGCTGGGATTCTGGGCCGGTAAGGCAAAGATGGTCGATAACAAAAATGTCTCCCTGCTCAATATCTTCGTCATGGATTTTGCTTTGCCTGCCGCGCTGTTCAGCGCCACGGTGCAAACCCCGTGGACTGGCATCGTAGCCCAGTCACCGCTGATTCTGGTGCTGACCCTGGCGATGTGGATAACCTACGCGGCCATTTACTTCCTCGCGACCAGCGTCTTTAAAAAATCCCCACAGGATGCCGCCGTGCTTACGCTGACGGTTGCGCTGCCAAACTATGCCGCGCTTGGCTTGCCGATTCTGGGCAGCGTGCTGGGTGAGAGCTCTTCAACCTCACTGTCCGTGGCGGTCTCTATTGCCTGTGGTTCGGTACTGATGACGCCGTTCTGCCTGCTGATTCTGGAACGTGAAAAAGCGCGTGCCGAAGGCAATAACTCCGGTTCAACGCTCTCGATGCTGCCGGTGCTGATGTGGCGTTCGATTAAAAAACCGATTGTGATGGGTCCCCTGCTGGGTGTGATTTTGTCTGCTATAGGCATCAAAATGCCTGAACTTGTTCTGGCCGCCATTAAGCCACTGGGCCTTTCTGCAACGGCTGCCGCGCTGTTCCTGACCGGGGTGATCCTCTCTGCGCGTAAGCTGCAGATCAACACCATGGTGATTACCTCAACCGTAGCCAAGCTTCTGATCCAGCCTGCGATTGCCTGGGGTATCGTTCTGATCTTCGGTCTGCACGGCTCCGTGGCGATCACCGCTATCCTGATGATTGCGCTCTCAGCCGGTTTCTTCGGCGTGGTGTTCGGTAACCGCTTTGGCGTGCAGTCTCCGGATGCGGAAGCGGTGCTGCTGTTAAGCTCGGTACTGTGTATCCTGTCGCTGCCGCTGTTTATCTCGCTGACTTCAGGAATGTAA
- the mdcA gene encoding malonate decarboxylase subunit alpha: MLSGQTPTRQWNTRRTEKARRLASVPVQGKVLPTGDLVAMLEKLIAPGDKVVLEGNNQKQADFLSRSLAEVNPQIVHDLHMIMPSVGRSEHLDIFEKGIARKLDFSFSGTQSLRISQLLEDGQLEIGAIHTYIELYSRLYVDLSPNVALIAGFKADRKGNLYTGASTEDTPALVEAAAFHDGIVIAQVNELVDDECDLPRVDIPGSWIDFVVVADKPFFIEPLFTRDPRLIKQEHILMAMMAIKGIYAEHQVQSLNHGIGFNTAAIELLLPTYGEQLGLKGKICKHWTLNPHPTLIPAIESGWVESVHCFGGELGMEEYIRARPDIFFTGADGSMRSNRAFCQLAGQYAVDMFIGSTLQVDGYANSSTVTRGRLSGFGGAPNMGHDPHGRRHATPAWLNMITEPDPMQRGKKLVVQMVETFQAGVKPTFVEKLDAVDVAKASGMPLAPVMIYGDDVTHVLTEEGIAYLYRAESLEERRAMVAAVAGITDIGLGVDAKRVAQLRQSGKVVYPEDMGIRRTDATRSLLAAGSVSDLVEWSGGLYNPPAKFRSW; encoded by the coding sequence ATGTTATCTGGGCAAACACCCACCCGGCAATGGAACACACGACGCACCGAGAAAGCGCGTCGTCTGGCCTCCGTACCGGTGCAGGGCAAGGTACTGCCAACCGGCGATCTTGTCGCCATGCTGGAAAAACTGATCGCGCCTGGCGACAAAGTCGTTCTGGAAGGTAATAACCAGAAGCAGGCCGATTTCCTTTCACGCTCGCTGGCTGAAGTGAACCCGCAAATCGTGCATGACCTGCACATGATTATGCCAAGCGTGGGCCGTAGCGAGCATCTGGATATCTTTGAGAAAGGTATCGCCCGCAAGCTGGACTTCTCCTTCTCCGGTACCCAGAGCCTGCGCATCTCGCAGCTGCTGGAAGATGGTCAGCTCGAAATTGGCGCTATCCATACCTACATAGAACTCTATTCACGTCTGTACGTGGATCTCTCGCCAAACGTGGCGCTGATTGCCGGCTTTAAAGCGGACCGAAAAGGTAATCTTTATACCGGCGCAAGCACCGAAGATACCCCCGCGCTGGTGGAAGCGGCCGCGTTCCATGACGGCATTGTCATCGCACAGGTGAATGAGCTGGTGGACGACGAATGCGACCTGCCGCGCGTTGATATTCCCGGCTCCTGGATTGACTTCGTGGTGGTGGCCGACAAACCGTTCTTTATCGAACCGCTGTTTACCCGCGACCCGCGTCTCATCAAACAGGAACATATCCTGATGGCGATGATGGCCATTAAGGGCATTTATGCGGAACATCAGGTGCAATCCCTGAACCACGGGATTGGTTTCAATACCGCGGCGATTGAACTGCTGCTGCCGACCTACGGTGAACAGCTCGGCCTGAAAGGCAAAATCTGTAAACACTGGACCCTTAACCCGCACCCAACCCTGATCCCGGCGATTGAAAGCGGCTGGGTGGAAAGCGTGCACTGCTTCGGCGGTGAGCTGGGGATGGAAGAGTACATTCGTGCACGTCCGGATATCTTCTTTACCGGTGCCGACGGCTCTATGCGTTCCAACCGCGCCTTCTGTCAGCTGGCAGGCCAGTACGCCGTTGATATGTTCATCGGCTCAACCCTGCAGGTTGACGGGTATGCCAACTCCTCAACCGTCACCCGTGGTCGTCTCTCTGGTTTCGGCGGTGCGCCAAACATGGGCCATGACCCGCATGGTCGTCGTCATGCCACCCCGGCCTGGCTGAACATGATCACCGAACCTGATCCGATGCAGCGCGGTAAAAAACTCGTCGTCCAGATGGTGGAAACCTTCCAGGCAGGCGTGAAACCGACCTTTGTGGAAAAACTCGATGCTGTTGACGTTGCGAAAGCGTCCGGGATGCCTCTGGCTCCGGTCATGATCTACGGCGACGACGTGACACATGTGCTGACGGAAGAGGGGATTGCTTACCTCTATCGCGCAGAAAGTCTTGAAGAGCGCCGGGCGATGGTTGCGGCCGTCGCGGGGATCACCGATATCGGTCTGGGCGTCGATGCCAAACGTGTGGCGCAGTTGCGCCAGAGCGGCAAAGTGGTTTACCCGGAAGATATGGGGATTCGCCGCACCGATGCCACCCGTTCTCTGCTGGCAGCAGGCAGCGTGTCAGACCTGGTTGAATGGTCTGGCGGTCTTTACAACCCACCTGCGAAATTCCGGAGCTGGTAA
- a CDS encoding YheU family protein yields the protein MIIPWQDLSPETLDNLIESFVLREGTDYGEHERSLEQKVNDVKRQLKSGDVVLVWSELHETVNIMPRNAFHG from the coding sequence ATGATTATTCCGTGGCAGGATCTCTCCCCCGAAACGCTCGATAATCTGATTGAAAGCTTTGTCTTGCGCGAAGGTACCGATTATGGTGAACATGAACGTTCGCTTGAGCAAAAGGTCAACGATGTGAAGCGCCAACTCAAAAGCGGCGACGTGGTGCTGGTATGGTCTGAACTGCATGAGACGGTCAATATCATGCCCCGCAACGCGTTTCATGGCTGA